GAAGCGCAGCTGCAGGCGTCGGCCGTAGTCGGTGTAGAAATGGGTCCAGTGCTCCAGGCCGTGTGCCTCGAGCCACTTGTGCGGGGATGCCGCGCGCAGGAAGCCTTCGAAGTTGCCGCGCGGATGCAGCCCCTGTCCGCCCCAGTTGGCGGCAGACAGGAAGGGCACCATCACCCGGTCCCACCGGGGCGAACGCGCGCGGTGCCAGTCATCGTCGAACGGATGCGCGAGGATCTCGTCGCCGAAGTTGCAGCGGTTCGCCGCGAGCTGTTCGTCGGACAGGGTCTCGTCGCCGCACACCAGCGCGCCGGTCACCCGGCTGCGCGCGCCGCGCTCGCCAAGCCCGTACTGCACGGTCTTCACCTGCATGTCGTACCAGTTGGCCCAGAAGGTCGACAGGATGCCGCCGTGGTGTGTCATGTCGCGGTACCAGTCGGCAGCGCCCTCCCAGATGCACATCGCAGCCAGGTGCGGCGGCTGCAGCGACGCCACGTGCCACTGATTGATGCCGAAGTACGACACGCCGTTCAGCCCGACCTTGCCGTTCGACCACGGCTGCACCCCGGCCCATTCGATGCAGTCGTGGAAGTCGCGCGTCTCGCGCGGGGAGAACGGGTCGATGAACCCCGGCGAGCGGCCGGCCCCGCGGGAATCCACCCGCACGCAGACGTAGCCCTCCGGCACCCATTTCTCGGGGTCGACCACTTCCCAGTTCTGGTAGCGGTTGCTCGACCCGTGGGCGACATCCGGATGCTCGGCGACCATGCGCTGCCAGGCGCTCGGATAGCCTTCCTGGAAGGCCAGCCCCTTCGCATACGGGCCGTAGGTCAGCAGCACAGGCCACGGTCCGCCCGCCAGGGGACGATACACGTCCGCACGCAGCACGACGCCGTCGTCCATCGGGATCGGGACATCGAACGCGCAATGCATGCCATCGCGCACGGTACCGCCCTCCTCTGCGAGGACGGCAGGCCCTGTCGCCTGCGCGGGTGCCGCGCCTTCATTCGTTGCCATCGGATCCTCCCCCCGGCCGCGTCGGTTCGCCGCGCTGCCTGCCGTTCGTCGATGCCTGCATGCCCGTGCACATGTCCGCACGCACCTAAATTGACGGCGGGCGCAAGCGGTGTCAAGTTCGTGTTCTTTCAACCGTGGAGGCAGCATCCTTGAAGATCGGAATCCTGGGTATCGGCCGCATGGGCGCGGCAATGGCGACACGCCTGCTCGGCCTCGGCCATGAAGTGTTCGTGTGGAACCGCTCGCCGGAGAAGGCGCAGGCCCTGGTAGCCGCGGGCGCGCAGGTGTGCACGAGCCCGCGCGCGCTGGCCGAGGCGAGCGAGGCCATCCTCAGCATCGTGGCCGACGCGAAGGCCGTCGAGGCCACCTACTTCGGCGCGGCGGGCGCGGCCACCGGCAGCCTGGCCGGAAAGCTGGTGATCGAGATGAGTACGCTGCGCCCGGAGACCCAGCGCAGCCTCGCCGAACGACTGAAGGCGACGGGCGCGGCAGTGATCGAATGCCCGGTCGGCGGTACTACCGGACCTGCGCGCGACGGCAAGCTGCTCGGCTTCGCCGGCGGCAGCGCGGAAGATTTCGCGCGTGCGAAGCCGCTGCTCGACCAGCTCTGCCGGCGGGTGGAGCACATCGGCCCGGCCGGCGCCGGGGCGAGCATGAAGCTGGCGATCAACCTGCCGCTGCTGGTCTACTGGCAGGCACTCGGCGAGGCGCTGACGCTGATCAAGCCGCTGGGCCTGGAGCCGGCAAGGATCATGGACATCCTGGCCGATACCTCCGGCGGCCCGAACGTGCTCAAGGTACGCGGTCCCACCGTCGCACGCGCGATGGCCGGCGGCGACACCGGGCCGGTCACCTTCGATGTCGACCTGATCCGCAAGGACCTGCAGACGATGATCGACGAAGCCGCATCGCTCGGGGCGACCCTGCCGGTGACCCAGCGCGCCCTCGACGTGTTCGACGAAGCCTCGAAGGAAGGCATGGGCGGTGCCGATGCGGTAGCCCTGCCGGTGCGCTGGATGAAGCGCACCGGATGACACAGGCGCGGCTGCCGGCCGCGCCGTACACGCCGTACACAACGACAGCCCGGAACGGGCAACGAGGAGAGTGGCGATGCTGATCGTCGATTCGCAGGTACACATCTGGGGCGCCGACACGCCGGACCGCCCCTGGCCGAAGCGCGCCGAGGCGCAGCGGCCGATCCCGCTGGACCACACCGACCTGCTGCGCGAGATGGATGAAGCGGGCGTCGATCGCGTGGTGATCGTCCCCCCCTCCTGGGAGGGCGACCGCAACGACCTGGCGATCGCCGCCCACCTCGCGCACCCCACCCGGTTCGCGACGATGGGCCGCATCGACCCGCAAGACCCGGCCGCGCGCGGCACGCTCGCGGCATGGCGCAGCCAGCCTGGCATGCTCGGCCTGCGTTTCACCTTCCACCTGCCGATGCTCGAGGCCCTGCTCACCGAAGGTCACATGGACTGGGTGTGGGGCGAGGCAGAGAAAGCCGGCGTGCCGATCTACGTGCTGGTACCGCACCGGCTGGTACCGGAGATCGACAAGGTCGCGGCGCGCTATCCGGACCTGCGGCTGGTGATGGACCATTTCGGCCTGAACAGCAAGCAGCGCGACGCCGAGGCTTTCGCCGACTTCGACAAGCTGCTGGCGATCGCGAAGCGCCCGAATGTCGCCGCGAAGGCCAGCGCGCTGCCCTGCTACACGAACGACAGCTACCCCTACCGCTCGCTGCACGGCCACCTGCGCCGCGCCTACGATGCATTCGGGCCGAAGCGGCTGTTCTGGGGCACCGACCTGTCCCGTTCGCCGATCCCCTACCGGCAGCATGTGACGATGTTCATCGACGAGATCCCATGGCTGTCGGCATCGGACAAGGAATGGATCATGGGCCGCGGCGTCTGCGAATGGATCGGCTGGCCAATCCCCTGAAGGCCCGAAGCTCTCAGGGCCTGCTGTCGAGGAACCGGTACCAGTAGAACAGCGCGCGCTGGGGGATCCGCATCAGGCGATGCAGCGGGAAGGGCCGCACCGGATGCCCGGCGGCCTCGATCACCGGCTCGGCCGCATCGCCGGCAATCCGTGCCGCGATCAGCCTGCCTGCATACAGAGACAGCGACACGCCACTGCCCTGGTAGCCGACCGCATAGTGAACGGTCGAGTCGTCTGCCGCGCAGCGGATGCGCGGCAGGAAGTCGCGCGTGAACGCGACCCATCCATGCCAGTCGTGTTCGATGCCGATGCCGTCGAGCGACGGATACTTGGCGATCAGTTCGCGGTACAGGTAATCGCGATGGCTCGCCGTGCGGCCCGGGGTGTCGGCGATCAGCCCGCGGCCACCGAACAGGATGCGCCGGTCGGGCAACCGCCGCCAGTAGAACATCAGCTTGCGTGCGTCGGTCAGCACATGGCCGGTGATGAAGTTGGTACTCGCCACCTCGGCATCGGTCATCGGGCGGGTCACGATGATGTGCGAGAGGATGGGCATCATCGCGGCGTTCAGGTCGCGGTGCAGGCCGGGCGGCGTGTAGCCGTTGGTGCCGATCACGACCTGCGCGGCACGTACCGTTCCCTGGGGCGTCGACAGCACATGGGTCGCGCCGTCCTTGCGCCAGCCGGTGACCGGACTCGAAGCGTGCACCACCGCGCCGGCGGCACGTGCCATGCGCAGCACGCCGGCGGCGAGCTTGAGCGGATGCAGCGCCAGCGCATCCGGTATGCGCAGCGCACCGAACGACTGGGCACCGCCGAGATGGTCGCGCTGCAGGGTCCGGGCATCGATGAACTCGGCCGGGTAGTCGAGTTCGCGCTGCATCAGCCGTGCTTCAGCCGCCAGCGCCGCGGCGCGCCCCGGTTTCGGCGCGACCTTCAGGTAGCCAGCCTCGGACGCATCGCAATCGATGCCACCCTCGCGGATCATCTGGCGGACGTTGTCGAGCGAGGCCTTCGTGTGCCCGAACAGCACCTTTGCCCCGGGCAGGCCGAAGCGCGACACCATGTCGCTGAACGACAGGCGTCCGAACGCCATGCGCGCGAAGCCGCCGTTGCGCCCGCTGCAGCCCCAGCCCGGACGGTTCGCCTCCAGCACGGTGACGCGATGACCGCGCCGCGCGAGGTGCAGTGCGGTCGACAGCCCGGTGTAGCCGCCGCCGATCACCGCGACCTCGGTATCCAGCGCCGCGGGTGCCGGGCCATCGTCGGCCGGCAGTGGACCGGCAGTGTCGAGCCAGTACGAAGCGGGATGCGCCAGGCCAGTGCCAGGGCCGTCGGCGAAGATCGGATCGTACGGGGTCATCGCCGCTGGCCGCGGCGTGGCCTGCAGGCGCGTGTCCTGCGTGCGGCACGCCTCACGGCAGGCGGCCTGCCGCGCGCCGCGCCTGATACGTCATGCAGTGCGTATAGGCGACGGTGTGCAGCGTGTCGTCCAGTCCGAATGCCCGGCAGCGCTCGAGCATGAAGCCGAGGATGTGCTCGGCCTCGATCGGCCCGCCCCGCTCGATGTCGCGCGCCATCGATGCGCTGTAGGCTGCATCGCGGTTGCCGAACAGCGCCCGGAACTCGTCGATGAAGCCCTGCTTCGGCGCGCAGCCGGCCCGCGTCGCGATCTCTATGTTCAGGTCGAAGAACGCATTGAGCAGTCGCGTGCCATCGGGCGTGCGGGCGATCTCGCCGACGCTGCCGCGCATCAGGCAGGTCATGCCGGCCACGGTGGACAGGTGGACCAGCTTGATCCAGAGATCGTGTCGGATGGCCGAAGAGACCGTGGCGATGACCGAGGTGCGGTCGAACAGCGCCTTCAGTTGCGCGACACGTTCGGACGCGTGCCCGTCCAGTTCGCCGAACGTGATGTAGCGCCAGTCGTTCAGGTGCTTCACCACGCCCTCCGGGCTCAGCGTGGCCTGGATCTTCGCCAGCCCGCCGATCACCCGCTGCGCGCCGAACACGGCCACCAGTCGGTCGACATGCGCATAGCCGTTGAGCAGCGGCAGTATCGCGGTGCCCGGCCCGATCGCCGGGCGTACCGCCTCGATGGCCGCATCGAGGTCGTAAGCCTTGCTGGTGAGCAGCACGAGGTCGAAGGCCTTCGTAGGGTCGGCTGCGGTGATCGCATCGACCTTCAGCCGCGCATCGCCGCAGACAGGGCTTTCGATCACCAGGCCGTCGCGCGCGAGTTGCGCCAGCCGGCGGTCTCGAACGAGGAAGGTGACATCTGCGCCGGCCTCGACCAGCCGTCCGCCGTAATAGCCGCCGATCGCACCGGCACCCAACACCAGGATCTTCACGCTTGCTCGCTCCGTCGTCTCGTCCGCGGGGCGTTCGCGGCACGGCCACCGACGGCCACGCGCCCCCACGCTCCGATCTTACGGCGTCCCGCCGCCGAAGTCAGGCATGCGTACGGACGGGTTCACACCAGCTTTCCGGCTCCGGCCTGCCCGGCCTTGCGTGCCGCCCAGTACTCGGGCGAAGCCTTCGATTGCGCGAGGGCATCGGCGGTCTCGAAGCCGGGCGCCATCGAACCGTCGGTGCCGGCGAGATACTGATGGTGCTCGATGTTGAGCAGGCGCAGCCAGCTCTGCTGGCCGTAGGTCAGTCCGATCGCACAGCCGAGTTCGACCAGTTCCGCTTCGTTGAAGCTCGCATGCATGCGCTTCCAGAACGCGTCGTCGGTGTCGAGCCGCCAGACGATCGCCTCGGCATAGGCAAGGGCCGCCTTCTGCCGCTCGTCGTACTTCGTCGACTTCTCGAAGTTGATCAGGTCGTCGTACTTCGCCTCGGTCAGTCCTTCGGATGCACCCTTGATCGAGCGCTGGTTGCCGCAGAATTCGCAGATCACCGAACGCGATACGTACACCCGGCAGAGTTCCTTGATCGCATGCTCGACGACGCCGTTGCGGAAAATCTTCTCCCACGAGTCGGCGAAGAACCAGAAGCATTCCGGCACGTGGGCACGCACCGCGGAGCTCTCGGGACGCGGCGTGCCGTCGCGCGCGCACCGCTCGAGCTCGGCGCGCATGCGCGGGTCGTGGATCTGTTCGAACGGTACATAGCTGATGCGCTGCGTCTTCATCGTAGGGCTTCCCGGGCAGTGTCCGCCGCCGCGTACAATCGCGCGGTCGAAGGCCGGACGCTATTCCCGAGTTATCTCAATGTCAAGACATCAGGCGGATGATGCGGTGGGGCAGTTCGTCGCGCAGTGGCGCGCGAGCCGCCTCGACCTCGACCCGGCACCGACCGAGGTGATCGGGCGCATCACGCGCCTGGCGCGGATCTTCCAGCGGCGCGCCGATGGCTGGCTCGCCGAGTTCGACCTGACCTGGGAGACCTTCGCCGTGCTCGGTGCGCTGCTGCGGCAGGGCCCGCCCTATCGGCTGACGCCGACGGCCCTCTACCGCCAGGCACTGCTCACGTCGGGCGCGATCACCAACCGCATCGCGCGCGCCGAGGCGATGGGCTGGGTGATGCGCGAGCCCGATCCGCTCGATGCGCGGTCGAGCGCGGTGCGACTGACCCCGAGGGGACTGAAGCTGGCCAACCGGGTGATCGAACGCCACTTCGCCGAACAGGCACGGCTGCTCGACGTACTCGGCGAAGCCGACCGCAACACGCTGGCGCGGCTGCTGTCGCTGCTCGCCGCCGAGCATGAGCAGGACCGCGATCCCGGGGCTGCCCCCGCCGGCACCCGGCGCGCTCGCGGCTGA
The window above is part of the Rhodocyclaceae bacterium genome. Proteins encoded here:
- a CDS encoding MarR family transcriptional regulator produces the protein MSRHQADDAVGQFVAQWRASRLDLDPAPTEVIGRITRLARIFQRRADGWLAEFDLTWETFAVLGALLRQGPPYRLTPTALYRQALLTSGAITNRIARAEAMGWVMREPDPLDARSSAVRLTPRGLKLANRVIERHFAEQARLLDVLGEADRNTLARLLSLLAAEHEQDRDPGAAPAGTRRARG
- a CDS encoding ketopantoate reductase family protein; this translates as MKILVLGAGAIGGYYGGRLVEAGADVTFLVRDRRLAQLARDGLVIESPVCGDARLKVDAITAADPTKAFDLVLLTSKAYDLDAAIEAVRPAIGPGTAILPLLNGYAHVDRLVAVFGAQRVIGGLAKIQATLSPEGVVKHLNDWRYITFGELDGHASERVAQLKALFDRTSVIATVSSAIRHDLWIKLVHLSTVAGMTCLMRGSVGEIARTPDGTRLLNAFFDLNIEIATRAGCAPKQGFIDEFRALFGNRDAAYSASMARDIERGGPIEAEHILGFMLERCRAFGLDDTLHTVAYTHCMTYQARRAAGRLP
- a CDS encoding FAD-dependent oxidoreductase, whose translation is MTPYDPIFADGPGTGLAHPASYWLDTAGPLPADDGPAPAALDTEVAVIGGGYTGLSTALHLARRGHRVTVLEANRPGWGCSGRNGGFARMAFGRLSFSDMVSRFGLPGAKVLFGHTKASLDNVRQMIREGGIDCDASEAGYLKVAPKPGRAAALAAEARLMQRELDYPAEFIDARTLQRDHLGGAQSFGALRIPDALALHPLKLAAGVLRMARAAGAVVHASSPVTGWRKDGATHVLSTPQGTVRAAQVVIGTNGYTPPGLHRDLNAAMMPILSHIIVTRPMTDAEVASTNFITGHVLTDARKLMFYWRRLPDRRILFGGRGLIADTPGRTASHRDYLYRELIAKYPSLDGIGIEHDWHGWVAFTRDFLPRIRCAADDSTVHYAVGYQGSGVSLSLYAGRLIAARIAGDAAEPVIEAAGHPVRPFPLHRLMRIPQRALFYWYRFLDSRP
- a CDS encoding amidohydrolase, with product MLIVDSQVHIWGADTPDRPWPKRAEAQRPIPLDHTDLLREMDEAGVDRVVIVPPSWEGDRNDLAIAAHLAHPTRFATMGRIDPQDPAARGTLAAWRSQPGMLGLRFTFHLPMLEALLTEGHMDWVWGEAEKAGVPIYVLVPHRLVPEIDKVAARYPDLRLVMDHFGLNSKQRDAEAFADFDKLLAIAKRPNVAAKASALPCYTNDSYPYRSLHGHLRRAYDAFGPKRLFWGTDLSRSPIPYRQHVTMFIDEIPWLSASDKEWIMGRGVCEWIGWPIP
- a CDS encoding carboxymuconolactone decarboxylase family protein, which encodes MKTQRISYVPFEQIHDPRMRAELERCARDGTPRPESSAVRAHVPECFWFFADSWEKIFRNGVVEHAIKELCRVYVSRSVICEFCGNQRSIKGASEGLTEAKYDDLINFEKSTKYDERQKAALAYAEAIVWRLDTDDAFWKRMHASFNEAELVELGCAIGLTYGQQSWLRLLNIEHHQYLAGTDGSMAPGFETADALAQSKASPEYWAARKAGQAGAGKLV
- a CDS encoding CocE/NonD family hydrolase, giving the protein MHCAFDVPIPMDDGVVLRADVYRPLAGGPWPVLLTYGPYAKGLAFQEGYPSAWQRMVAEHPDVAHGSSNRYQNWEVVDPEKWVPEGYVCVRVDSRGAGRSPGFIDPFSPRETRDFHDCIEWAGVQPWSNGKVGLNGVSYFGINQWHVASLQPPHLAAMCIWEGAADWYRDMTHHGGILSTFWANWYDMQVKTVQYGLGERGARSRVTGALVCGDETLSDEQLAANRCNFGDEILAHPFDDDWHRARSPRWDRVMVPFLSAANWGGQGLHPRGNFEGFLRAASPHKWLEAHGLEHWTHFYTDYGRRLQLRFFDHFLKGIDNGQDRMPPVLLQVRHVDRFVERAEQEWPIARTRWTKLHLDPSAGTLEAQPPTRACTGTFEAMGDGITFLAAPCARDTEVTGPLALRLWVSSTTTDADLFAVFRVFTPDLREVVFMGAIDPHTPIAQGWLRASHRRLDPALSTEWRPYHLHDRAEPLAPGEPVALDIELWPTSIVVPAGHRLALTVRGRDYEWQASTGARLSNFKNELKGCGPFLHDDPRDRPRAVFAGRTTLHAGPGREAWLLLPVIE
- a CDS encoding NAD(P)-dependent oxidoreductase, which encodes MKIGILGIGRMGAAMATRLLGLGHEVFVWNRSPEKAQALVAAGAQVCTSPRALAEASEAILSIVADAKAVEATYFGAAGAATGSLAGKLVIEMSTLRPETQRSLAERLKATGAAVIECPVGGTTGPARDGKLLGFAGGSAEDFARAKPLLDQLCRRVEHIGPAGAGASMKLAINLPLLVYWQALGEALTLIKPLGLEPARIMDILADTSGGPNVLKVRGPTVARAMAGGDTGPVTFDVDLIRKDLQTMIDEAASLGATLPVTQRALDVFDEASKEGMGGADAVALPVRWMKRTG